A genomic window from Vanessa atalanta chromosome 7, ilVanAtal1.2, whole genome shotgun sequence includes:
- the LOC125065500 gene encoding geranylgeranyl pyrophosphate synthase-like, which produces MSQITTKSGDKNQDEKLLMPFTYIQQVPGKQIRSKLTQAFNYWLRVSDEKLRAIGEIVQMLHNSSLLLDDIQDNSILRRGIPVAHSIYGIASTINAANYVIIIALEKTLQLGHPMATAVYTEQLLELHRGQGIEIYWRDNFQCPTEEEYKEMTMKKTGGLFMLAIRLMQLFSDNKSDFSKLSSILGLYFQIRDDYCNLCLQEYSENKSYCEDLTEGKFSFPVIHAIQNQKGDNQVLHILRQRTRDVEVKRYCISLLERFGSFQYTRDRLQELDNEARAEVKRLGGNPHLEELLDELLSWRRDKKPAINEE; this is translated from the exons atgtcccaaataacaacaaaaagtGGTGACAAAAATCAGGATGAG AAACTTCTAATGCCATTCACATACATCCAACAAGTACCGGGGAAACAGATACGTTCCAAGCTCACCCAGGCCTTTAACTATTGGTTGAGAGTAAGTGATGAGAAACTCCGTGCCATCGGTGAGATAGTACAGATGTTACACAACTCAAGCTTATT attggACGACATACAAGACAATTCCATTCTACGTCGAGGTATTCCAGTGGCGCATTCCATTTATGGTATAGCGAGCACTATTAATGCAGCTAATTACGTCATAATCATCGCCCTTGAAAAGACTTTGCAACTTGGACATCCAATG GCTACCGCTGTGTACACCGAACAATTGCTGGAGTTGCACCGAGGTCAAGGTATAGAGATATACTGGAGGGACAATTTCCAGTGTCCAACTGAAGAGGAATATAAGGAGATGACAATGAAAA AGACGGGCGGTCTTTTCATGCTGGCGATTCGCTTGATGCAGCTCTTTAGCGATAACAAATCAGACTTCAGCAAACTGTCATCGATCCTCGGTCTATATTTCCAAATAAGAGACGACTATTGCAATCTGTGCTTACAAGAG TACTCTGAGAACAAGAGCTATTGCGAAGATCTGACGGAAGGTAAATTCAGTTTTCCCGTCATACACGCGATACAAAATCAGAAAGGCGATAACCAAGTACTTC ATATTCTCAGGCAACGCACGAGAGACGTAGAAGTGAAGCGTTACTGCATCTCACTCCTGGAGAGATTTGGAAGCTTCCAATACACGCGGGATCGTTTGCAGGAGCTCGACAACGAGGCCAGAGCTGAG GTCAAACGTTTAGGTGGTAATCCACATCTGGAAGAGTTGTTAGACGAACTGCTGAGCTGGCGACGAGACAAGAAACCTGCCATCAATGAagaataa